A region of Gemmatimonadota bacterium DNA encodes the following proteins:
- a CDS encoding helix-turn-helix transcriptional regulator has translation MPAALRYAERLPHPSLAPWIASYWEFSAREGAPPIHHVPPDGCTSLLIPIGGPFAGTLFYTGPWLEPLGVPVIPGARFVGVRLRPGATSALLQVSAASLFNASRPALAHGGLRGAQLHAALSPRAMASTTLDDTAQAFDEFWRSESSHLVPPDPMVSSAVDAMVASDGEEAIAEIARQVGCSARTLLRRFRAATALTPKQFARIRRLLAAAWHVIDGEERWGRIAALAGYADQPHLHHDVRALIGLRPEELGERIAQTEHDQVNRTLRGER, from the coding sequence ATGCCCGCCGCGTTGCGCTACGCCGAGCGCCTGCCGCATCCCTCGCTCGCACCGTGGATCGCAAGCTACTGGGAGTTCAGTGCACGCGAGGGTGCGCCACCGATCCATCATGTCCCCCCGGACGGCTGCACTTCCCTCCTGATCCCGATCGGTGGCCCCTTCGCCGGGACGCTCTTCTATACCGGCCCCTGGCTCGAACCATTGGGGGTCCCGGTGATTCCCGGGGCACGATTCGTCGGGGTACGCCTGCGCCCTGGTGCCACGAGCGCGTTGCTTCAGGTGTCGGCCGCCTCACTCTTCAACGCCTCGCGGCCTGCGCTCGCACACGGGGGCCTCCGGGGCGCGCAGTTGCACGCGGCGCTCTCTCCACGCGCCATGGCCAGCACCACGCTCGATGACACGGCGCAGGCATTCGACGAGTTCTGGCGCAGCGAGTCGTCACACCTCGTTCCGCCCGATCCAATGGTCAGCTCCGCCGTCGACGCCATGGTGGCGTCAGATGGTGAGGAGGCGATCGCCGAAATTGCTCGACAGGTGGGGTGCTCGGCGCGGACCCTGCTGCGCCGCTTTCGTGCGGCCACTGCCCTGACCCCGAAGCAGTTTGCGCGGATCCGCCGGCTGCTGGCCGCCGCCTGGCACGTGATCGATGGCGAGGAACGTTGGGGCCGGATTGCCGCGCTGGCCGGGTATGCCGATCAGCCCCACCTCCACCATGACGTTCGGGCATTGATCGGCCTCCGCCCGGAGGAGCTCGGCGAACGGATCGCCCAGACGGAACACGACCAGGTCAACCGGACCCTCCGCGGGGAGCGGTGA